In a single window of the Jaculus jaculus isolate mJacJac1 chromosome 9, mJacJac1.mat.Y.cur, whole genome shotgun sequence genome:
- the Sash1 gene encoding SAM and SH3 domain-containing protein 1 isoform X5 — protein MPKPSREQSDDETEESVKFKRLHKLVNSTRRVRKKLIRVEDMKKPSTEGGEEHVFETPPALDERSALYSGVHKKPFFFDGSPEKPPEEDPDSLTPSPSSSSLDTWAAGRKLVKTFSKGESRGLIKPPKKMGTFFSYPEEEKAQKVSRSLTEGEMKKGLGSLSHGVSTEGVFFYDNHRRRHHFLVSLEEVQSVRKQIRLKKTDANYSCSRAFLYQRPSRRGANGTTCELPPPRPKAKGSAGGGGGGGGAGPAGRRGRARAVSEFNVTYVVERSLYSHLNLTQLVRPAAHRAPSKAERQDLRRCLLEEDERAERKWAATVDRCTKRVLLRIHQKSRTCSFGGFDLTNRSLHVGSNNSDCMGKDRDFVYKEVVKSPTASRISLGKKVKSVKETMRKRMSKKYSSPVSEQDSGLDGMPGSPASAKPDSEHPDKPKLKAGGSVESLRSSLSGQSSMSGQTVSTTDSSASNRESVKSEDGDDEEPPYRGPFCGRARVHTDFTPSPYDTDSLKLKKGDIIDIISKPPMGTWMGLLNNKVGTFKFIYVDVLSEEEEKPKRPARRRRKGRPPQPKSVEDLLDRINLKEHMPTFLFNGYEDLDTFKLLEEEDLDELNIRDPEHRAVLLTAVELLQEYDSNSDQSGSQEKLLVDSQSLSGRSPRDSGCYESSENLENGKTQKTGLLPAKSSTEPNLKTFSRSQLGNYPTLPLTKSLEARKQEEESRLGHGLALDSAKHCDTPCATGLSKNRRSLPVSICRSCETLEDPEPVETWPRSHSLDDLQGEADDGKDVPSEVPEASLQTVPEVPQKMSTSTAKAQPPGRDPTADHILLLTQSKRFSDPQKTMTKKLDVSTAVPSRGTSPPQCLPRNFEAQPPAGKPSLPRTSFEGHRKGHDFGETCHLPGTKEGVDAEPSAPEARTQSKHPSQPPPVPAKKSRERLANGLHLSPGPEAPSLPLKKASPSSPSDCPSPRPPSGSGQEPTSPSCTRPPPWLAELPESTSLQEHGVKLGPALSRKASCVRGLDLQTLTENKLGSEGIDLTEEPYSDKHGRCGIPEALVQRYAEDLGQPEREIATNMDQIRVKQLRKQHRMAIPSGGLTEICRKPLSPGCIASMSDWLISIGLPMYTSTLSDAGFSMLSQVPSLSHTCLQEAGITEERHIRKLISAARLFKLPPSPEAM, from the exons GTGGGGAGGAGCACGTGTTCGAGACCCCCCCGGCCCTGGATGAAAGATCGGCCCTCTACTCAGGAGTGCACAAGAAGCCATTCTTCTTCGATGGCTCCCCGGAGAAACCTCCCGAAGAAGACCCGGACTCGCTCACGCCATCCCCGTCCTCCAGCAGCCTGGATACCTGGGCAGCTGGCCGCAAGTTGGTCAAAACCTTCAGCAAAGGAGAGAGTCGGGGCTTGATTAAGCCCCCTAAGAAGATGGGGACGTTCTTCTCGTATCCGGAAGAAGAGAAGGCCCAGAAAGTGTCGCGGTCCCTGACCGAGGGGGAGATGAAGAAGGGCCTCGGCTCCCTGAGCCACGGGGTAAGTACGGAGGGCGTTTTCTTCTATGATAACCACCGGCGGCGGCACCACTTCCTGGTGTCCCTGGAGGAGGTCCAGAGCGTCCGCAAGCAGATCCGCTTGAAGAAGACGGACGCCAACTACTCGTGCTCCAGAGCGTTCCTCTACCAGCGGCCCTCCAGACGAGGCGCGAACGGCACCACCTGCGAGCTGCCGCCGCCCCGGCCCAAGGCCAAGGGcagcgcgggcggcggcggcggcggcggcggcgcgggcccGGCGGGCCGGCGCGGGCGCGCGCGCGCCGTCAGCGAGTTCAACGTCACGTACGTGGTGGAGCGCAGCCTCTACAGCCACCTCAACCTGACGCAGCTCGTGCGGCCCGCCGCGCACCGGGCGCCCAGCAAGGCCGAGCGGCAGGACCTCCGGCGCTGCCTGCTGGAGGAGGACGAGCGGGCCGAGAGGAAGTGGGCAGCCACGGTGGACCGCTGCACTAAAAGGGTTCTCTTGAGAATCCACCAGAAGTCC AGAACCTGCAGTTTTGGAGGATTTGACCTGACAAATCGATCTCTGCATGTGGGCAGTAATAATTCTGACTGCATG GGTAAAGACAGAGATTTTGTGTACAAAGAGGTTGTCAAGTCACCCACTGCCTCCCGCATCTCTCTGGGAAAGAAGGTGAAATCGGTGAAGGAGACAATGAGGAAGAGAATGTCTAAAAAGTACAGCAGCCCTGTCTCCGAGCAG GACTCGGGGCTCGATGGAATGCCTGGTTCCCCGGCCTCAGCAAAGCCAGACTCCGAACACCCGGACAAACCCAAGCTCAAAGCCGGGGGCTCTGTGGAAAGCCTTCGGAGTTCTCTGAGTGGGCAGAGCTCAATGA GTGGTCAGACGGTGAGCACCACCGATTCCTCCGCCAGCAACAGGGAGAGCGTCAAGTCAGAAGATGGTGATGACGAGGAGCCACCCTACCGGGGCCCCTTCTGTGGGCGAGCGAGGGTGCACACGGACTTTACCCCCAGTCCCTATGACACAGACTCGCTCAAGCTCAAG AAAGGAGATATCATTGATATAATCAGCAAACCACCCATGGGCACCTGGATGGGTCTGTTGAACAACAAAGTGGGAACGTTCAAGTTCATCTATGTGGACGTGCTCAGCGAGGAAGAAGAGAAGCCCAAGCGCCCCGCCAGGCGCAGGAGGAAAGGAAGACCGCCGCAGCCCAAATCTGTGGAGGACCTCCTGGACCGGATCAACCTGAAA gaaCACATGCCCACTTTCCTGTTCAATGGCTATGAAGACCTGGATACCTTCAAGCTCCTGGAGGAGGAGGACCTGGATGAGTTAAATATCAGGGACCCGGAACACAGAGCCGTTCTCTTGACGGCCGTGGAGCTGTTGCAGGAATACGACA GTAACAGTGACCAGTCTGGTTCCCAGGAGAAGCTGCTGGTGGATAGCCAGAGCCTGAGTGGACGCTCCCCACGAGACTCGGGATGTTATGAAAGCAGCGAGAACCTGGAAAATG GCAAGACTCAGAAAACTGGCCTCCTGCCCGCCAAGTCATCAACCGAGCCTAACTTGAAGACTTTCAGTAGGAGTCAGCTAGGCAATTACCCGACATTGCCTTTAACAAAGTCACTGGAGGCTCGGAAGCAGGAAGAGGAGAGCAGGCTGGGCCATGGTCTAGCCCTGGACTCAGCTAAGCACTGCGACACGCCCTGTGCGACTGGTTTGAGCAAAAACCGAAGGAGCCTCCCGGTCTCCATCTGTCGGAGCTGTGAGACCCTGGAGGACCCTGAGCCCGTGGAAACATGGCCCCGATCCCATTCCCTGGATGACCTTCAAGGAGAGGCCGATGACGGAAAGGATGTGCCTTCTGAGGTGCCGGAAGCCTCCCTGCAGACTGTACCTGAAGTGCCACAGAAGATGTCCACCTCCACCGCCAAGGCCCAGCCCCCAGGCCGGGACCCCACTGCAGACCACATATTGCTACTGACCCAAAGCAAGAGATTTTCTGACCCACAGAAAACGATGACAAAGAAACTGGATGTCTCTACAGCAGTCCCTTCCCGAGGCACATCGCCTCCACAGTGTTTGCCCAGAAACTTCGAGGCTCAGCCTCCGGCAGGTAAACCCAGCTTACCAAGGACATCTTTTGAGGGCCACAGAAAAGGACATGATTTTGGAGAAACATGCCACCTCCCAGGCACCAAAGAAGGGGTGGATGCTGAGCCAAGTGCCCCTGAGGCAAGGACACAGTCAAAGCATCCATCCCAGCCTCCACCCGTGCCTGCCAAGAAGAGCCGAGAGCGCCTGGCCAATGGCCTGCACCTCAGCCCGGGCCCTGAGGCACCCAGCCTGCCACTGAAGAAAGCTAGTCCCTCCAGCCCATCCGACTGCCCCTCACCCAGGCCTCCGTCAGGGTCAGGGCAGGAGCCCACCAGCCCGTCCTGCACCAGACCTCCACCCTGGCTGGCCGAGCTGCCCGAGAGCACCAGCCTGCAAGAGCACGGAGTGAAGCTGGGCCCCGCGCTCAGCAGAAAGGCCTCCTGTGTTCGAGGCCTGGACCTGCAGACGCTCACGGAAAACAAGCTGGGCTCTGAGGGCATCGACCTCACTGAGGAGCCCTACTCCGATAAG CATGGCCGTTGTGGGAttccggaagccctggtgcagaGGTATGCAGAGGACTTGGGTCAGCCTGAGAGGGAAATTGCCACCAACATGGACCAGATCCGGGTGAAGCAGCTTCGGAAGCAGCATCGCATGGCG ATCCCAAGTGGTGGGCTCACGGAGATCTGCAGAAAGCCCCTCTCCCCAGGATGTATTGCATCCATGTCGGACTGGCTCATTTCCATCGGCCTGCCTATGTATACCAGCACCCTCTCTGATGCAGGGTTCAGCATGCTGAGCCAAGTGCCTTCTCTGTCCCACACTTGCCTTCAAGAGGCCGGCATCACTGAGGAGCGACACATCAGGAAACTCATATCTGCAGCCAGACTCTTCAAACTGCCGCCAAGCCCCGAGGCCATGTAG
- the Sash1 gene encoding SAM and SH3 domain-containing protein 1 isoform X6: MPKPSREQSDDETEESVKFKRLHKLVNSTRRVRKKLIRVEDMKKPSTEGGEEHVFETPPALDERSALYSGVHKKPFFFDGSPEKPPEEDPDSLTPSPSSSSLDTWAAGRKLVKTFSKGESRGLIKPPKKMGTFFSYPEEEKAQKVSRSLTEGEMKKGLGSLSHGRTCSFGGFDLTNRSLHVGSNNSDCMGKDRDFVYKEVVKSPTASRISLGKKVKSVKETMRKRMSKKYSSPVSEQDSGLDGMPGSPASAKPDSEHPDKPKLKAGGSVESLRSSLSGQSSMSGQTVSTTDSSASNRESVKSEDGDDEEPPYRGPFCGRARVHTDFTPSPYDTDSLKLKKGDIIDIISKPPMGTWMGLLNNKVGTFKFIYVDVLSEEEEKPKRPARRRRKGRPPQPKSVEDLLDRINLKEHMPTFLFNGYEDLDTFKLLEEEDLDELNIRDPEHRAVLLTAVELLQEYDSNSDQSGSQEKLLVDSQSLSGRSPRDSGCYESSENLENGKTQKTGLLPAKSSTEPNLKTFSRSQLGNYPTLPLTKSLEARKQEEESRLGHGLALDSAKHCDTPCATGLSKNRRSLPVSICRSCETLEDPEPVETWPRSHSLDDLQGEADDGKDVPSEVPEASLQTVPEVPQKMSTSTAKAQPPGRDPTADHILLLTQSKRFSDPQKTMTKKLDVSTAVPSRGTSPPQCLPRNFEAQPPAGKPSLPRTSFEGHRKGHDFGETCHLPGTKEGVDAEPSAPEARTQSKHPSQPPPVPAKKSRERLANGLHLSPGPEAPSLPLKKASPSSPSDCPSPRPPSGSGQEPTSPSCTRPPPWLAELPESTSLQEHGVKLGPALSRKASCVRGLDLQTLTENKLGSEGIDLTEEPYSDKHGRCGIPEALVQRYAEDLGQPEREIATNMDQIRVKQLRKQHRMAIPSGGLTEICRKPLSPGCIASMSDWLISIGLPMYTSTLSDAGFSMLSQVPSLSHTCLQEAGITEERHIRKLISAARLFKLPPSPEAM; the protein is encoded by the exons GTGGGGAGGAGCACGTGTTCGAGACCCCCCCGGCCCTGGATGAAAGATCGGCCCTCTACTCAGGAGTGCACAAGAAGCCATTCTTCTTCGATGGCTCCCCGGAGAAACCTCCCGAAGAAGACCCGGACTCGCTCACGCCATCCCCGTCCTCCAGCAGCCTGGATACCTGGGCAGCTGGCCGCAAGTTGGTCAAAACCTTCAGCAAAGGAGAGAGTCGGGGCTTGATTAAGCCCCCTAAGAAGATGGGGACGTTCTTCTCGTATCCGGAAGAAGAGAAGGCCCAGAAAGTGTCGCGGTCCCTGACCGAGGGGGAGATGAAGAAGGGCCTCGGCTCCCTGAGCCACGGG AGAACCTGCAGTTTTGGAGGATTTGACCTGACAAATCGATCTCTGCATGTGGGCAGTAATAATTCTGACTGCATG GGTAAAGACAGAGATTTTGTGTACAAAGAGGTTGTCAAGTCACCCACTGCCTCCCGCATCTCTCTGGGAAAGAAGGTGAAATCGGTGAAGGAGACAATGAGGAAGAGAATGTCTAAAAAGTACAGCAGCCCTGTCTCCGAGCAG GACTCGGGGCTCGATGGAATGCCTGGTTCCCCGGCCTCAGCAAAGCCAGACTCCGAACACCCGGACAAACCCAAGCTCAAAGCCGGGGGCTCTGTGGAAAGCCTTCGGAGTTCTCTGAGTGGGCAGAGCTCAATGA GTGGTCAGACGGTGAGCACCACCGATTCCTCCGCCAGCAACAGGGAGAGCGTCAAGTCAGAAGATGGTGATGACGAGGAGCCACCCTACCGGGGCCCCTTCTGTGGGCGAGCGAGGGTGCACACGGACTTTACCCCCAGTCCCTATGACACAGACTCGCTCAAGCTCAAG AAAGGAGATATCATTGATATAATCAGCAAACCACCCATGGGCACCTGGATGGGTCTGTTGAACAACAAAGTGGGAACGTTCAAGTTCATCTATGTGGACGTGCTCAGCGAGGAAGAAGAGAAGCCCAAGCGCCCCGCCAGGCGCAGGAGGAAAGGAAGACCGCCGCAGCCCAAATCTGTGGAGGACCTCCTGGACCGGATCAACCTGAAA gaaCACATGCCCACTTTCCTGTTCAATGGCTATGAAGACCTGGATACCTTCAAGCTCCTGGAGGAGGAGGACCTGGATGAGTTAAATATCAGGGACCCGGAACACAGAGCCGTTCTCTTGACGGCCGTGGAGCTGTTGCAGGAATACGACA GTAACAGTGACCAGTCTGGTTCCCAGGAGAAGCTGCTGGTGGATAGCCAGAGCCTGAGTGGACGCTCCCCACGAGACTCGGGATGTTATGAAAGCAGCGAGAACCTGGAAAATG GCAAGACTCAGAAAACTGGCCTCCTGCCCGCCAAGTCATCAACCGAGCCTAACTTGAAGACTTTCAGTAGGAGTCAGCTAGGCAATTACCCGACATTGCCTTTAACAAAGTCACTGGAGGCTCGGAAGCAGGAAGAGGAGAGCAGGCTGGGCCATGGTCTAGCCCTGGACTCAGCTAAGCACTGCGACACGCCCTGTGCGACTGGTTTGAGCAAAAACCGAAGGAGCCTCCCGGTCTCCATCTGTCGGAGCTGTGAGACCCTGGAGGACCCTGAGCCCGTGGAAACATGGCCCCGATCCCATTCCCTGGATGACCTTCAAGGAGAGGCCGATGACGGAAAGGATGTGCCTTCTGAGGTGCCGGAAGCCTCCCTGCAGACTGTACCTGAAGTGCCACAGAAGATGTCCACCTCCACCGCCAAGGCCCAGCCCCCAGGCCGGGACCCCACTGCAGACCACATATTGCTACTGACCCAAAGCAAGAGATTTTCTGACCCACAGAAAACGATGACAAAGAAACTGGATGTCTCTACAGCAGTCCCTTCCCGAGGCACATCGCCTCCACAGTGTTTGCCCAGAAACTTCGAGGCTCAGCCTCCGGCAGGTAAACCCAGCTTACCAAGGACATCTTTTGAGGGCCACAGAAAAGGACATGATTTTGGAGAAACATGCCACCTCCCAGGCACCAAAGAAGGGGTGGATGCTGAGCCAAGTGCCCCTGAGGCAAGGACACAGTCAAAGCATCCATCCCAGCCTCCACCCGTGCCTGCCAAGAAGAGCCGAGAGCGCCTGGCCAATGGCCTGCACCTCAGCCCGGGCCCTGAGGCACCCAGCCTGCCACTGAAGAAAGCTAGTCCCTCCAGCCCATCCGACTGCCCCTCACCCAGGCCTCCGTCAGGGTCAGGGCAGGAGCCCACCAGCCCGTCCTGCACCAGACCTCCACCCTGGCTGGCCGAGCTGCCCGAGAGCACCAGCCTGCAAGAGCACGGAGTGAAGCTGGGCCCCGCGCTCAGCAGAAAGGCCTCCTGTGTTCGAGGCCTGGACCTGCAGACGCTCACGGAAAACAAGCTGGGCTCTGAGGGCATCGACCTCACTGAGGAGCCCTACTCCGATAAG CATGGCCGTTGTGGGAttccggaagccctggtgcagaGGTATGCAGAGGACTTGGGTCAGCCTGAGAGGGAAATTGCCACCAACATGGACCAGATCCGGGTGAAGCAGCTTCGGAAGCAGCATCGCATGGCG ATCCCAAGTGGTGGGCTCACGGAGATCTGCAGAAAGCCCCTCTCCCCAGGATGTATTGCATCCATGTCGGACTGGCTCATTTCCATCGGCCTGCCTATGTATACCAGCACCCTCTCTGATGCAGGGTTCAGCATGCTGAGCCAAGTGCCTTCTCTGTCCCACACTTGCCTTCAAGAGGCCGGCATCACTGAGGAGCGACACATCAGGAAACTCATATCTGCAGCCAGACTCTTCAAACTGCCGCCAAGCCCCGAGGCCATGTAG
- the Sash1 gene encoding SAM and SH3 domain-containing protein 1 isoform X3 has translation MRQTSKGEDVGYVASEITMSDEERIQLMMMVKEKMITIEEALARLKEYEAQRRQSAALDPADWPDGSYPTLDGSSTCNSREQSDDETEESVKFKRLHKLVNSTRRVRKKLIRVEDMKKPSTEGGEEHVFETPPALDERSALYSGVHKKPFFFDGSPEKPPEEDPDSLTPSPSSSSLDTWAAGRKLVKTFSKGESRGLIKPPKKMGTFFSYPEEEKAQKVSRSLTEGEMKKGLGSLSHGVSTEGVFFYDNHRRRHHFLVSLEEVQSVRKQIRLKKTDANYSCSRAFLYQRPSRRGANGTTCELPPPRPKAKGSAGGGGGGGGAGPAGRRGRARAVSEFNVTYVVERSLYSHLNLTQLVRPAAHRAPSKAERQDLRRCLLEEDERAERKWAATVDRCTKRVLLRIHQKSRTCSFGGFDLTNRSLHVGSNNSDCMGKDRDFVYKEVVKSPTASRISLGKKVKSVKETMRKRMSKKYSSPVSEQDSGLDGMPGSPASAKPDSEHPDKPKLKAGGSVESLRSSLSGQSSMSGQTVSTTDSSASNRESVKSEDGDDEEPPYRGPFCGRARVHTDFTPSPYDTDSLKLKKGDIIDIISKPPMGTWMGLLNNKVGTFKFIYVDVLSEEEEKPKRPARRRRKGRPPQPKSVEDLLDRINLKEHMPTFLFNGYEDLDTFKLLEEEDLDELNIRDPEHRAVLLTAVELLQEYDSNSDQSGSQEKLLVDSQSLSGRSPRDSGCYESSENLENGKTQKTGLLPAKSSTEPNLKTFSRSQLGNYPTLPLTKSLEARKQEEESRLGHGLALDSAKHCDTPCATGLSKNRRSLPVSICRSCETLEDPEPVETWPRSHSLDDLQGEADDGKDVPSEVPEASLQTVPEVPQKMSTSTAKAQPPGRDPTADHILLLTQSKRFSDPQKTMTKKLDVSTAVPSRGTSPPQCLPRNFEAQPPAGKPSLPRTSFEGHRKGHDFGETCHLPGTKEGVDAEPSAPEARTQSKHPSQPPPVPAKKSRERLANGLHLSPGPEAPSLPLKKASPSSPSDCPSPRPPSGSGQEPTSPSCTRPPPWLAELPESTSLQEHGVKLGPALSRKASCVRGLDLQTLTENKLGSEGIDLTEEPYSDKHGRCGIPEALVQRYAEDLGQPEREIATNMDQIRVKQLRKQHRMAIPSGGLTEICRKPLSPGCIASMSDWLISIGLPMYTSTLSDAGFSMLSQVPSLSHTCLQEAGITEERHIRKLISAARLFKLPPSPEAM, from the exons GTGGGGAGGAGCACGTGTTCGAGACCCCCCCGGCCCTGGATGAAAGATCGGCCCTCTACTCAGGAGTGCACAAGAAGCCATTCTTCTTCGATGGCTCCCCGGAGAAACCTCCCGAAGAAGACCCGGACTCGCTCACGCCATCCCCGTCCTCCAGCAGCCTGGATACCTGGGCAGCTGGCCGCAAGTTGGTCAAAACCTTCAGCAAAGGAGAGAGTCGGGGCTTGATTAAGCCCCCTAAGAAGATGGGGACGTTCTTCTCGTATCCGGAAGAAGAGAAGGCCCAGAAAGTGTCGCGGTCCCTGACCGAGGGGGAGATGAAGAAGGGCCTCGGCTCCCTGAGCCACGGGGTAAGTACGGAGGGCGTTTTCTTCTATGATAACCACCGGCGGCGGCACCACTTCCTGGTGTCCCTGGAGGAGGTCCAGAGCGTCCGCAAGCAGATCCGCTTGAAGAAGACGGACGCCAACTACTCGTGCTCCAGAGCGTTCCTCTACCAGCGGCCCTCCAGACGAGGCGCGAACGGCACCACCTGCGAGCTGCCGCCGCCCCGGCCCAAGGCCAAGGGcagcgcgggcggcggcggcggcggcggcggcgcgggcccGGCGGGCCGGCGCGGGCGCGCGCGCGCCGTCAGCGAGTTCAACGTCACGTACGTGGTGGAGCGCAGCCTCTACAGCCACCTCAACCTGACGCAGCTCGTGCGGCCCGCCGCGCACCGGGCGCCCAGCAAGGCCGAGCGGCAGGACCTCCGGCGCTGCCTGCTGGAGGAGGACGAGCGGGCCGAGAGGAAGTGGGCAGCCACGGTGGACCGCTGCACTAAAAGGGTTCTCTTGAGAATCCACCAGAAGTCC AGAACCTGCAGTTTTGGAGGATTTGACCTGACAAATCGATCTCTGCATGTGGGCAGTAATAATTCTGACTGCATG GGTAAAGACAGAGATTTTGTGTACAAAGAGGTTGTCAAGTCACCCACTGCCTCCCGCATCTCTCTGGGAAAGAAGGTGAAATCGGTGAAGGAGACAATGAGGAAGAGAATGTCTAAAAAGTACAGCAGCCCTGTCTCCGAGCAG GACTCGGGGCTCGATGGAATGCCTGGTTCCCCGGCCTCAGCAAAGCCAGACTCCGAACACCCGGACAAACCCAAGCTCAAAGCCGGGGGCTCTGTGGAAAGCCTTCGGAGTTCTCTGAGTGGGCAGAGCTCAATGA GTGGTCAGACGGTGAGCACCACCGATTCCTCCGCCAGCAACAGGGAGAGCGTCAAGTCAGAAGATGGTGATGACGAGGAGCCACCCTACCGGGGCCCCTTCTGTGGGCGAGCGAGGGTGCACACGGACTTTACCCCCAGTCCCTATGACACAGACTCGCTCAAGCTCAAG AAAGGAGATATCATTGATATAATCAGCAAACCACCCATGGGCACCTGGATGGGTCTGTTGAACAACAAAGTGGGAACGTTCAAGTTCATCTATGTGGACGTGCTCAGCGAGGAAGAAGAGAAGCCCAAGCGCCCCGCCAGGCGCAGGAGGAAAGGAAGACCGCCGCAGCCCAAATCTGTGGAGGACCTCCTGGACCGGATCAACCTGAAA gaaCACATGCCCACTTTCCTGTTCAATGGCTATGAAGACCTGGATACCTTCAAGCTCCTGGAGGAGGAGGACCTGGATGAGTTAAATATCAGGGACCCGGAACACAGAGCCGTTCTCTTGACGGCCGTGGAGCTGTTGCAGGAATACGACA GTAACAGTGACCAGTCTGGTTCCCAGGAGAAGCTGCTGGTGGATAGCCAGAGCCTGAGTGGACGCTCCCCACGAGACTCGGGATGTTATGAAAGCAGCGAGAACCTGGAAAATG GCAAGACTCAGAAAACTGGCCTCCTGCCCGCCAAGTCATCAACCGAGCCTAACTTGAAGACTTTCAGTAGGAGTCAGCTAGGCAATTACCCGACATTGCCTTTAACAAAGTCACTGGAGGCTCGGAAGCAGGAAGAGGAGAGCAGGCTGGGCCATGGTCTAGCCCTGGACTCAGCTAAGCACTGCGACACGCCCTGTGCGACTGGTTTGAGCAAAAACCGAAGGAGCCTCCCGGTCTCCATCTGTCGGAGCTGTGAGACCCTGGAGGACCCTGAGCCCGTGGAAACATGGCCCCGATCCCATTCCCTGGATGACCTTCAAGGAGAGGCCGATGACGGAAAGGATGTGCCTTCTGAGGTGCCGGAAGCCTCCCTGCAGACTGTACCTGAAGTGCCACAGAAGATGTCCACCTCCACCGCCAAGGCCCAGCCCCCAGGCCGGGACCCCACTGCAGACCACATATTGCTACTGACCCAAAGCAAGAGATTTTCTGACCCACAGAAAACGATGACAAAGAAACTGGATGTCTCTACAGCAGTCCCTTCCCGAGGCACATCGCCTCCACAGTGTTTGCCCAGAAACTTCGAGGCTCAGCCTCCGGCAGGTAAACCCAGCTTACCAAGGACATCTTTTGAGGGCCACAGAAAAGGACATGATTTTGGAGAAACATGCCACCTCCCAGGCACCAAAGAAGGGGTGGATGCTGAGCCAAGTGCCCCTGAGGCAAGGACACAGTCAAAGCATCCATCCCAGCCTCCACCCGTGCCTGCCAAGAAGAGCCGAGAGCGCCTGGCCAATGGCCTGCACCTCAGCCCGGGCCCTGAGGCACCCAGCCTGCCACTGAAGAAAGCTAGTCCCTCCAGCCCATCCGACTGCCCCTCACCCAGGCCTCCGTCAGGGTCAGGGCAGGAGCCCACCAGCCCGTCCTGCACCAGACCTCCACCCTGGCTGGCCGAGCTGCCCGAGAGCACCAGCCTGCAAGAGCACGGAGTGAAGCTGGGCCCCGCGCTCAGCAGAAAGGCCTCCTGTGTTCGAGGCCTGGACCTGCAGACGCTCACGGAAAACAAGCTGGGCTCTGAGGGCATCGACCTCACTGAGGAGCCCTACTCCGATAAG CATGGCCGTTGTGGGAttccggaagccctggtgcagaGGTATGCAGAGGACTTGGGTCAGCCTGAGAGGGAAATTGCCACCAACATGGACCAGATCCGGGTGAAGCAGCTTCGGAAGCAGCATCGCATGGCG ATCCCAAGTGGTGGGCTCACGGAGATCTGCAGAAAGCCCCTCTCCCCAGGATGTATTGCATCCATGTCGGACTGGCTCATTTCCATCGGCCTGCCTATGTATACCAGCACCCTCTCTGATGCAGGGTTCAGCATGCTGAGCCAAGTGCCTTCTCTGTCCCACACTTGCCTTCAAGAGGCCGGCATCACTGAGGAGCGACACATCAGGAAACTCATATCTGCAGCCAGACTCTTCAAACTGCCGCCAAGCCCCGAGGCCATGTAG